One segment of Methylotenera versatilis 79 DNA contains the following:
- the epsA gene encoding XrtB/PEP-CTERM-associated transcriptional regulator EpsA: MIISTQFTIDEPVKADICLDDEQRVVFMEVIEESLRVSQRTHLFNWLQAGFQYLLPHEVMIYGVKSTETDEYDFGYFTSSRYFDENRFNEVIDRENGLVTQALKVWQRTALPVFVTNHLPASDYGNYSVLNIAQSELKASELGDFVAHGFGDNHTRISTFVIFARLSKQLNNNHARILELIMPHLHCGLIRVTSNRTNLIHTNKVSKKITGRESEILQWVHMGKTNWEISSILSISPLTVKNHVQNILRKLDVQNRSQAAVKAAKLGLVKVLK; the protein is encoded by the coding sequence ATGATCATCAGCACCCAATTTACCATCGATGAACCTGTAAAAGCCGATATCTGCTTAGATGATGAGCAGCGCGTGGTTTTTATGGAAGTGATTGAAGAATCGCTGCGCGTATCGCAACGCACGCATTTATTTAATTGGCTGCAAGCAGGTTTTCAATATTTATTACCACACGAGGTGATGATTTACGGCGTTAAATCAACCGAGACAGATGAGTATGATTTTGGCTATTTTACTAGCTCACGCTATTTTGATGAGAATCGATTTAATGAGGTAATCGATAGAGAAAACGGTTTAGTGACACAAGCACTTAAAGTGTGGCAAAGAACAGCGTTGCCGGTATTTGTGACCAATCATTTGCCAGCATCCGATTACGGTAATTATTCTGTATTAAATATTGCGCAATCGGAGCTGAAAGCTTCTGAATTAGGCGATTTTGTTGCACATGGTTTTGGCGATAATCACACGCGTATTTCAACTTTTGTGATATTCGCGCGCTTATCTAAACAGCTGAATAATAACCACGCGCGTATTTTAGAACTGATTATGCCGCACCTGCATTGTGGGCTGATTCGCGTGACCAGCAACCGCACTAATTTGATTCATACCAATAAAGTCAGCAAGAAAATCACTGGCAGAGAATCTGAGATTTTGCAGTGGGTACATATGGGAAAAACCAATTGGGAAATCTCCTCTATTTTAAGTATCAGCCCGCTCACTGTTAAGAATCATGTGCAGAATATCTTACGCAAATTAGATGTACAAAACCGCAGCCAAGCAGCGGTTAAAGCGGCAAAACTTGGTTTGGTTAAAGTGCTTAAATAA
- a CDS encoding PEP-CTERM sorting domain-containing protein, producing MKVQFKALAAVVVLAAALPAHAAIDTAASGNGSLVLSVFDRVANISANFDLGKNYSDFTIAGNSFANSGAAAAGTNFSWDLSTGDYATAWNQFFSTATLANTVFAIGAGDNLGAGAGNRGFITTYSVVGNNITSTQAQGLAGFFDVYTGESASSAALFQNHTVVANGSSVANAGAAFAGQFYGGGKNNAVGATAVGAIGTDLGVLQYLSAASSFATSPVTIFGNGAKFNLASNGALVYSTIAAVPEADTWAMMLLGLGFMGFIARRKSV from the coding sequence ATGAAAGTTCAATTTAAAGCATTAGCTGCTGTAGTTGTTTTAGCTGCCGCTTTGCCGGCACACGCGGCTATTGATACAGCTGCTTCAGGTAATGGCTCGTTGGTTTTATCTGTGTTTGACCGTGTTGCAAATATTTCAGCCAATTTTGATTTAGGTAAAAATTATAGTGATTTCACTATTGCTGGTAATTCTTTTGCCAATAGTGGTGCAGCCGCAGCTGGTACAAATTTTTCTTGGGATTTAAGCACTGGTGATTATGCTACTGCTTGGAATCAATTCTTTAGCACAGCAACTTTGGCAAATACAGTTTTTGCAATCGGTGCTGGTGATAATTTAGGCGCAGGCGCAGGCAATCGTGGTTTTATTACAACTTACTCTGTTGTTGGAAATAATATTACATCAACACAAGCACAAGGCTTGGCAGGTTTTTTCGATGTTTACACAGGCGAGAGTGCATCTAGCGCAGCTTTATTTCAGAATCATACAGTTGTAGCAAACGGTAGTAGCGTAGCTAATGCAGGTGCTGCATTTGCTGGTCAGTTTTACGGTGGCGGTAAAAACAATGCAGTTGGTGCCACAGCTGTTGGCGCAATTGGTACAGATTTAGGTGTATTGCAATACTTATCTGCTGCAAGTTCATTTGCAACTAGCCCAGTTACTATTTTCGGTAACGGTGCTAAATTTAATTTAGCTAGCAACGGCGCACTTGTCTACAGCACTATCGCAGCAGTTCCAGAAGCTGATACTTGGGCCATGATGTTATTAGGCTTAGGCTTTATGGGCTTTATCGCACGTCGTAAATCAGTTTAA